From a region of the Calypte anna isolate BGI_N300 chromosome 4, bCalAnn1_v1.p, whole genome shotgun sequence genome:
- the LOC103535192 gene encoding relaxin receptor 1 isoform X3: protein MRLLPLLLLLFLLLMLTSLLCAAAEPPLPLSGGQTCPLGQFPCGNLPACLPQALHCNGEDDCGNGADEENCVDDSGWLQVLGDMLAVRNSRVLLEEEGNACGLELFPQQCQCQGRAVDCTQQDLATVPWVSSNVTRMDLKKNKIHSLLDNQFARYRSLKKLFLQNNKIWLISARAFAGLSQLKMLFLSHNRIRQLQPRVFEDLHRLEWLMLDNNRIAQIVPKAFAGLKSLYFLELEGNRIQVLHRAVFQECHEFTVLVLRRNKLRWIQEGTFSRLSRLVELDLSSNSLAQIPSWLFTGLSQLQQLNISYNPLEELLPGPFESLSQLRSLSLEGLEIPNIHNLTFQKLTNLSHIYFKKFQYCSSVPHVRSCKPNTDGISSLENLLASIILRVSVWVIACLTCLGNLFVICMRSLVAAENSQHAMAIKSLCCADGLMGIYLFIIGALDLKYSGEYNKHAQGWMGSLQCQLLGSLAMLSSEVSVLLLTYMTLEKYFSIAFPFSHYRAGKKQTISVLVAIWLLGFSLSIVPLCCKETFGNYYGRNGVCFPLHSDLAELPSARGYSTTIYLGLNLAAFITIVFAYSGMFYSIHTTASRTGEGGVCSREVAIAKRFFFIVFTDALCWIPIFLLKLLSLLQVEIPGTITSWVVIFILPINSALNPILYTITTTSFQEKVKGCLRGKQLELHQSHPSFTLVTLQASST from the exons ATGCGgctgctccccctcctcctcctcctcttcctcctcctgatGCTGACATCGCTTCTCTGCGCTGCTGCGG AGCCTCCCCTGCCCCTCTCTGGGGGGCAGACGTGTCCCCTGGGGCAGTTTCCCTGTGGCAACCTCCCAGCCTGCCTGCCCCAGGCCCTGCACTGCAACGGGGAGGATGACTGCGGGAACGGCGCCGACGAGGAGAACTGTG TGGATGACAGTGGCTGGCTGCAGGTCCTGGGTGACATGCTGGCAGTGAGGAACAGCAGGgtgctgctggaagaggagggCAATGCCTGTG ggctggagctctTCCCGCAGCAGTGCCAGtgccagggaagggctgtggaCTGCACTCAGCAGGACCTGGCCACTGTCCCCTGGGTGTCCTCCAATGTCACCAGGAT ggacctaaagaaaaataaaatccattctTTGCTGGACAATCAGTTTGCCAGGTACAGGAGCCTAAAGAAGCT CTTTTTACAAAACAACAAGATCTGGTTGATCTCAGCCAGAGCCTTCGCTGGGCTCTCTCAGCTCAAAATGTT GTTCCTCAGTCACAACAGGatcaggcagctgcagccccgGGTGTTTGAGGATCTGCATCGCCTGGAGTGGCT GATGCTGGACAACAACAGGATTGCCCAGATTGTCCCCAAGGCGTTTGCAGGGCTGAAGTCACTGTATTTCCT agagctggagggaaACAGGATCCAGGTGCTGCACAGAGCTGTCTTCCAGGAGTGCCACGAGTTCACAGTGCT gGTCCTTCGCAGGAACAAGCTCCGGTGGATCCAGGAGGGAACGTTTTCCCGGCTGAGCAGGCTGGTGGAGCT GGACCTGTCCTCCAACAGCCTGGCCCAGATCCCCTCCTGGCTCTTCACTGGgctgtcccagctccagcagct GAATATTTCCTACAACCCCTTGGAAGAGCTCCTGCCCGGCCCGTTTGAGAGCCTGTCCCAGCTCCGCTCCCT GAGCTTGGAAGGTCTGGAGATCCCCAACATCCACAACCTGACCTTCCAGAAGCTGACCAACCTCTCCCACAT CTACTTCAAGAAATTCCAGTACTGCAGCTCCGTGCCCCACGTGCGCAGCTGCAAGCCCAACACCGATGGCATCTCCTCCCTGGAGAACCTCCTGGCCAGCATCATCCTCCGTGTCTCTGTCTGGGTCATCGCCTGCCTCACCTGCTTGGGAAACCTCTTTGTCATCTGCATGCGGTCCCTGGTGGCAGCTGAGAACAGCCAGCATGCCATGGCCATCAAGTCCCTCTGCT GTGCAGATGGCCTGATGGGCATCTACCTCTTCATCATCGGGGCCCTCGACCTCAAGTACTCAGGGGAGTACAACAAGCATGCCCAGGGCTGGATGGGCAGCCTGCAGTGCCAgctgctgggcagcctggccaTGCTCTCCTCCGAGGTCTCTGTCCTGCTTCTGACCTACATGACCCTGGAGAAATACTTCTCCATTGCCTTCCCATTCAGCCACTACAGAGCTGGCAAGAAGCAGACCATCTCGGTGCTGGTGGCCATCTGGCTGCTGGGCTTCTCTCTCAGCATCGTCCCCCTGTGCTGCAAAGAGACCTTTGGGAACTACTATGGAAGGAACGGGGTGTGCTTCCCACTGCATTCTGACCTGGCTGAGCTGCCCAGTGCCCGGGGCTACTCCACCACCATCTACCTGG gcTTGAATCTTGCAGCCTTCATCACCATCGTCTTCGCCTACTCGGGGATGTTCTACTCCATCCACACCACAGCCTCCAGGACAGGGGAGGGAGGTGTCTGCTCCCGGGAAGTCGCCATCGCCAAGCGGTTCTTCTTCATCGTCTTCACAGATGCTCTCTGCTGGATTCCCATCTTCCTCCTCaagctgctctccctgctgcaggtggaAATACCAG GCACCATCACCTCTTGGGTGGTCATCTTCATCCTGCCCATCAACAGTGCCCTGAATCCCATCCTCtacaccatcaccaccacctccttccAGGAGAAGGTGAAGGGCTGCCTGCGGGgcaagcagctggagctgcaccAGTCCCACCCCAGCTTCACCCTGGTGACCCTGCAGGCCAGCAGCACCTGA
- the LOC103535192 gene encoding relaxin receptor 1 isoform X1 — protein MRLLPLLLLLFLLLMLTSLLCAAAEPPLPLSGGQTCPLGQFPCGNLPACLPQALHCNGEDDCGNGADEENCVDDSGWLQVLGDMLAVRNSRVLLEEEGNACGLELFPQQCQCQGRAVDCTQQDLATVPWVSSNVTRMDLKKNKIHSLLDNQFARYRSLKKLFLQNNKIWLISARAFAGLSQLKMLFLSHNRIRQLQPRVFEDLHRLEWLMLDNNRIAQIVPKAFAGLKSLYFLYLLNNSVGRLPNTSLCAELPKLSWLELEGNRIQVLHRAVFQECHEFTVLVLRRNKLRWIQEGTFSRLSRLVELDLSSNSLAQIPSWLFTGLSQLQQLNISYNPLEELLPGPFESLSQLRSLSLEGLEIPNIHNLTFQKLTNLSHIYFKKFQYCSSVPHVRSCKPNTDGISSLENLLASIILRVSVWVIACLTCLGNLFVICMRSLVAAENSQHAMAIKSLCCADGLMGIYLFIIGALDLKYSGEYNKHAQGWMGSLQCQLLGSLAMLSSEVSVLLLTYMTLEKYFSIAFPFSHYRAGKKQTISVLVAIWLLGFSLSIVPLCCKETFGNYYGRNGVCFPLHSDLAELPSARGYSTTIYLGLNLAAFITIVFAYSGMFYSIHTTASRTGEGGVCSREVAIAKRFFFIVFTDALCWIPIFLLKLLSLLQVEIPGTITSWVVIFILPINSALNPILYTITTTSFQEKVKGCLRGKQLELHQSHPSFTLVTLQASST, from the exons ATGCGgctgctccccctcctcctcctcctcttcctcctcctgatGCTGACATCGCTTCTCTGCGCTGCTGCGG AGCCTCCCCTGCCCCTCTCTGGGGGGCAGACGTGTCCCCTGGGGCAGTTTCCCTGTGGCAACCTCCCAGCCTGCCTGCCCCAGGCCCTGCACTGCAACGGGGAGGATGACTGCGGGAACGGCGCCGACGAGGAGAACTGTG TGGATGACAGTGGCTGGCTGCAGGTCCTGGGTGACATGCTGGCAGTGAGGAACAGCAGGgtgctgctggaagaggagggCAATGCCTGTG ggctggagctctTCCCGCAGCAGTGCCAGtgccagggaagggctgtggaCTGCACTCAGCAGGACCTGGCCACTGTCCCCTGGGTGTCCTCCAATGTCACCAGGAT ggacctaaagaaaaataaaatccattctTTGCTGGACAATCAGTTTGCCAGGTACAGGAGCCTAAAGAAGCT CTTTTTACAAAACAACAAGATCTGGTTGATCTCAGCCAGAGCCTTCGCTGGGCTCTCTCAGCTCAAAATGTT GTTCCTCAGTCACAACAGGatcaggcagctgcagccccgGGTGTTTGAGGATCTGCATCGCCTGGAGTGGCT GATGCTGGACAACAACAGGATTGCCCAGATTGTCCCCAAGGCGTTTGCAGGGCTGAAGTCACTGTATTTCCT GTACCTGCTGAACAACTCGGTGGGCAGGCTGCCCAACACCTCTctctgtgcagagctgcccaAGCTGAGCTGGCT agagctggagggaaACAGGATCCAGGTGCTGCACAGAGCTGTCTTCCAGGAGTGCCACGAGTTCACAGTGCT gGTCCTTCGCAGGAACAAGCTCCGGTGGATCCAGGAGGGAACGTTTTCCCGGCTGAGCAGGCTGGTGGAGCT GGACCTGTCCTCCAACAGCCTGGCCCAGATCCCCTCCTGGCTCTTCACTGGgctgtcccagctccagcagct GAATATTTCCTACAACCCCTTGGAAGAGCTCCTGCCCGGCCCGTTTGAGAGCCTGTCCCAGCTCCGCTCCCT GAGCTTGGAAGGTCTGGAGATCCCCAACATCCACAACCTGACCTTCCAGAAGCTGACCAACCTCTCCCACAT CTACTTCAAGAAATTCCAGTACTGCAGCTCCGTGCCCCACGTGCGCAGCTGCAAGCCCAACACCGATGGCATCTCCTCCCTGGAGAACCTCCTGGCCAGCATCATCCTCCGTGTCTCTGTCTGGGTCATCGCCTGCCTCACCTGCTTGGGAAACCTCTTTGTCATCTGCATGCGGTCCCTGGTGGCAGCTGAGAACAGCCAGCATGCCATGGCCATCAAGTCCCTCTGCT GTGCAGATGGCCTGATGGGCATCTACCTCTTCATCATCGGGGCCCTCGACCTCAAGTACTCAGGGGAGTACAACAAGCATGCCCAGGGCTGGATGGGCAGCCTGCAGTGCCAgctgctgggcagcctggccaTGCTCTCCTCCGAGGTCTCTGTCCTGCTTCTGACCTACATGACCCTGGAGAAATACTTCTCCATTGCCTTCCCATTCAGCCACTACAGAGCTGGCAAGAAGCAGACCATCTCGGTGCTGGTGGCCATCTGGCTGCTGGGCTTCTCTCTCAGCATCGTCCCCCTGTGCTGCAAAGAGACCTTTGGGAACTACTATGGAAGGAACGGGGTGTGCTTCCCACTGCATTCTGACCTGGCTGAGCTGCCCAGTGCCCGGGGCTACTCCACCACCATCTACCTGG gcTTGAATCTTGCAGCCTTCATCACCATCGTCTTCGCCTACTCGGGGATGTTCTACTCCATCCACACCACAGCCTCCAGGACAGGGGAGGGAGGTGTCTGCTCCCGGGAAGTCGCCATCGCCAAGCGGTTCTTCTTCATCGTCTTCACAGATGCTCTCTGCTGGATTCCCATCTTCCTCCTCaagctgctctccctgctgcaggtggaAATACCAG GCACCATCACCTCTTGGGTGGTCATCTTCATCCTGCCCATCAACAGTGCCCTGAATCCCATCCTCtacaccatcaccaccacctccttccAGGAGAAGGTGAAGGGCTGCCTGCGGGgcaagcagctggagctgcaccAGTCCCACCCCAGCTTCACCCTGGTGACCCTGCAGGCCAGCAGCACCTGA
- the LOC103535192 gene encoding relaxin receptor 1 isoform X2: MRLLPLLLLLFLLLMLTSLLCAAAEPPLPLSGGQTCPLGQFPCGNLPACLPQALHCNGEDDCGNGADEENCVDDSGWLQVLGDMLAVRNSRVLLEEEGNACGLELFPQQCQCQGRAVDCTQQDLATVPWVSSNVTRMDLKKNKIHSLLDNQFASFLQNNKIWLISARAFAGLSQLKMLFLSHNRIRQLQPRVFEDLHRLEWLMLDNNRIAQIVPKAFAGLKSLYFLYLLNNSVGRLPNTSLCAELPKLSWLELEGNRIQVLHRAVFQECHEFTVLVLRRNKLRWIQEGTFSRLSRLVELDLSSNSLAQIPSWLFTGLSQLQQLNISYNPLEELLPGPFESLSQLRSLSLEGLEIPNIHNLTFQKLTNLSHIYFKKFQYCSSVPHVRSCKPNTDGISSLENLLASIILRVSVWVIACLTCLGNLFVICMRSLVAAENSQHAMAIKSLCCADGLMGIYLFIIGALDLKYSGEYNKHAQGWMGSLQCQLLGSLAMLSSEVSVLLLTYMTLEKYFSIAFPFSHYRAGKKQTISVLVAIWLLGFSLSIVPLCCKETFGNYYGRNGVCFPLHSDLAELPSARGYSTTIYLGLNLAAFITIVFAYSGMFYSIHTTASRTGEGGVCSREVAIAKRFFFIVFTDALCWIPIFLLKLLSLLQVEIPGTITSWVVIFILPINSALNPILYTITTTSFQEKVKGCLRGKQLELHQSHPSFTLVTLQASST; encoded by the exons ATGCGgctgctccccctcctcctcctcctcttcctcctcctgatGCTGACATCGCTTCTCTGCGCTGCTGCGG AGCCTCCCCTGCCCCTCTCTGGGGGGCAGACGTGTCCCCTGGGGCAGTTTCCCTGTGGCAACCTCCCAGCCTGCCTGCCCCAGGCCCTGCACTGCAACGGGGAGGATGACTGCGGGAACGGCGCCGACGAGGAGAACTGTG TGGATGACAGTGGCTGGCTGCAGGTCCTGGGTGACATGCTGGCAGTGAGGAACAGCAGGgtgctgctggaagaggagggCAATGCCTGTG ggctggagctctTCCCGCAGCAGTGCCAGtgccagggaagggctgtggaCTGCACTCAGCAGGACCTGGCCACTGTCCCCTGGGTGTCCTCCAATGTCACCAGGAT ggacctaaagaaaaataaaatccattctTTGCTGGACAATCAGTTTGCCAG CTTTTTACAAAACAACAAGATCTGGTTGATCTCAGCCAGAGCCTTCGCTGGGCTCTCTCAGCTCAAAATGTT GTTCCTCAGTCACAACAGGatcaggcagctgcagccccgGGTGTTTGAGGATCTGCATCGCCTGGAGTGGCT GATGCTGGACAACAACAGGATTGCCCAGATTGTCCCCAAGGCGTTTGCAGGGCTGAAGTCACTGTATTTCCT GTACCTGCTGAACAACTCGGTGGGCAGGCTGCCCAACACCTCTctctgtgcagagctgcccaAGCTGAGCTGGCT agagctggagggaaACAGGATCCAGGTGCTGCACAGAGCTGTCTTCCAGGAGTGCCACGAGTTCACAGTGCT gGTCCTTCGCAGGAACAAGCTCCGGTGGATCCAGGAGGGAACGTTTTCCCGGCTGAGCAGGCTGGTGGAGCT GGACCTGTCCTCCAACAGCCTGGCCCAGATCCCCTCCTGGCTCTTCACTGGgctgtcccagctccagcagct GAATATTTCCTACAACCCCTTGGAAGAGCTCCTGCCCGGCCCGTTTGAGAGCCTGTCCCAGCTCCGCTCCCT GAGCTTGGAAGGTCTGGAGATCCCCAACATCCACAACCTGACCTTCCAGAAGCTGACCAACCTCTCCCACAT CTACTTCAAGAAATTCCAGTACTGCAGCTCCGTGCCCCACGTGCGCAGCTGCAAGCCCAACACCGATGGCATCTCCTCCCTGGAGAACCTCCTGGCCAGCATCATCCTCCGTGTCTCTGTCTGGGTCATCGCCTGCCTCACCTGCTTGGGAAACCTCTTTGTCATCTGCATGCGGTCCCTGGTGGCAGCTGAGAACAGCCAGCATGCCATGGCCATCAAGTCCCTCTGCT GTGCAGATGGCCTGATGGGCATCTACCTCTTCATCATCGGGGCCCTCGACCTCAAGTACTCAGGGGAGTACAACAAGCATGCCCAGGGCTGGATGGGCAGCCTGCAGTGCCAgctgctgggcagcctggccaTGCTCTCCTCCGAGGTCTCTGTCCTGCTTCTGACCTACATGACCCTGGAGAAATACTTCTCCATTGCCTTCCCATTCAGCCACTACAGAGCTGGCAAGAAGCAGACCATCTCGGTGCTGGTGGCCATCTGGCTGCTGGGCTTCTCTCTCAGCATCGTCCCCCTGTGCTGCAAAGAGACCTTTGGGAACTACTATGGAAGGAACGGGGTGTGCTTCCCACTGCATTCTGACCTGGCTGAGCTGCCCAGTGCCCGGGGCTACTCCACCACCATCTACCTGG gcTTGAATCTTGCAGCCTTCATCACCATCGTCTTCGCCTACTCGGGGATGTTCTACTCCATCCACACCACAGCCTCCAGGACAGGGGAGGGAGGTGTCTGCTCCCGGGAAGTCGCCATCGCCAAGCGGTTCTTCTTCATCGTCTTCACAGATGCTCTCTGCTGGATTCCCATCTTCCTCCTCaagctgctctccctgctgcaggtggaAATACCAG GCACCATCACCTCTTGGGTGGTCATCTTCATCCTGCCCATCAACAGTGCCCTGAATCCCATCCTCtacaccatcaccaccacctccttccAGGAGAAGGTGAAGGGCTGCCTGCGGGgcaagcagctggagctgcaccAGTCCCACCCCAGCTTCACCCTGGTGACCCTGCAGGCCAGCAGCACCTGA
- the LOC103535192 gene encoding relaxin receptor 1 isoform X4 produces the protein MLAVRNSRVLLEEEGNACGLELFPQQCQCQGRAVDCTQQDLATVPWVSSNVTRMDLKKNKIHSLLDNQFARYRSLKKLFLQNNKIWLISARAFAGLSQLKMLFLSHNRIRQLQPRVFEDLHRLEWLMLDNNRIAQIVPKAFAGLKSLYFLYLLNNSVGRLPNTSLCAELPKLSWLELEGNRIQVLHRAVFQECHEFTVLVLRRNKLRWIQEGTFSRLSRLVELDLSSNSLAQIPSWLFTGLSQLQQLNISYNPLEELLPGPFESLSQLRSLSLEGLEIPNIHNLTFQKLTNLSHIYFKKFQYCSSVPHVRSCKPNTDGISSLENLLASIILRVSVWVIACLTCLGNLFVICMRSLVAAENSQHAMAIKSLCCADGLMGIYLFIIGALDLKYSGEYNKHAQGWMGSLQCQLLGSLAMLSSEVSVLLLTYMTLEKYFSIAFPFSHYRAGKKQTISVLVAIWLLGFSLSIVPLCCKETFGNYYGRNGVCFPLHSDLAELPSARGYSTTIYLGLNLAAFITIVFAYSGMFYSIHTTASRTGEGGVCSREVAIAKRFFFIVFTDALCWIPIFLLKLLSLLQVEIPGTITSWVVIFILPINSALNPILYTITTTSFQEKVKGCLRGKQLELHQSHPSFTLVTLQASST, from the exons ATGCTGGCAGTGAGGAACAGCAGGgtgctgctggaagaggagggCAATGCCTGTG ggctggagctctTCCCGCAGCAGTGCCAGtgccagggaagggctgtggaCTGCACTCAGCAGGACCTGGCCACTGTCCCCTGGGTGTCCTCCAATGTCACCAGGAT ggacctaaagaaaaataaaatccattctTTGCTGGACAATCAGTTTGCCAGGTACAGGAGCCTAAAGAAGCT CTTTTTACAAAACAACAAGATCTGGTTGATCTCAGCCAGAGCCTTCGCTGGGCTCTCTCAGCTCAAAATGTT GTTCCTCAGTCACAACAGGatcaggcagctgcagccccgGGTGTTTGAGGATCTGCATCGCCTGGAGTGGCT GATGCTGGACAACAACAGGATTGCCCAGATTGTCCCCAAGGCGTTTGCAGGGCTGAAGTCACTGTATTTCCT GTACCTGCTGAACAACTCGGTGGGCAGGCTGCCCAACACCTCTctctgtgcagagctgcccaAGCTGAGCTGGCT agagctggagggaaACAGGATCCAGGTGCTGCACAGAGCTGTCTTCCAGGAGTGCCACGAGTTCACAGTGCT gGTCCTTCGCAGGAACAAGCTCCGGTGGATCCAGGAGGGAACGTTTTCCCGGCTGAGCAGGCTGGTGGAGCT GGACCTGTCCTCCAACAGCCTGGCCCAGATCCCCTCCTGGCTCTTCACTGGgctgtcccagctccagcagct GAATATTTCCTACAACCCCTTGGAAGAGCTCCTGCCCGGCCCGTTTGAGAGCCTGTCCCAGCTCCGCTCCCT GAGCTTGGAAGGTCTGGAGATCCCCAACATCCACAACCTGACCTTCCAGAAGCTGACCAACCTCTCCCACAT CTACTTCAAGAAATTCCAGTACTGCAGCTCCGTGCCCCACGTGCGCAGCTGCAAGCCCAACACCGATGGCATCTCCTCCCTGGAGAACCTCCTGGCCAGCATCATCCTCCGTGTCTCTGTCTGGGTCATCGCCTGCCTCACCTGCTTGGGAAACCTCTTTGTCATCTGCATGCGGTCCCTGGTGGCAGCTGAGAACAGCCAGCATGCCATGGCCATCAAGTCCCTCTGCT GTGCAGATGGCCTGATGGGCATCTACCTCTTCATCATCGGGGCCCTCGACCTCAAGTACTCAGGGGAGTACAACAAGCATGCCCAGGGCTGGATGGGCAGCCTGCAGTGCCAgctgctgggcagcctggccaTGCTCTCCTCCGAGGTCTCTGTCCTGCTTCTGACCTACATGACCCTGGAGAAATACTTCTCCATTGCCTTCCCATTCAGCCACTACAGAGCTGGCAAGAAGCAGACCATCTCGGTGCTGGTGGCCATCTGGCTGCTGGGCTTCTCTCTCAGCATCGTCCCCCTGTGCTGCAAAGAGACCTTTGGGAACTACTATGGAAGGAACGGGGTGTGCTTCCCACTGCATTCTGACCTGGCTGAGCTGCCCAGTGCCCGGGGCTACTCCACCACCATCTACCTGG gcTTGAATCTTGCAGCCTTCATCACCATCGTCTTCGCCTACTCGGGGATGTTCTACTCCATCCACACCACAGCCTCCAGGACAGGGGAGGGAGGTGTCTGCTCCCGGGAAGTCGCCATCGCCAAGCGGTTCTTCTTCATCGTCTTCACAGATGCTCTCTGCTGGATTCCCATCTTCCTCCTCaagctgctctccctgctgcaggtggaAATACCAG GCACCATCACCTCTTGGGTGGTCATCTTCATCCTGCCCATCAACAGTGCCCTGAATCCCATCCTCtacaccatcaccaccacctccttccAGGAGAAGGTGAAGGGCTGCCTGCGGGgcaagcagctggagctgcaccAGTCCCACCCCAGCTTCACCCTGGTGACCCTGCAGGCCAGCAGCACCTGA